A region from the Lentimonas sp. CC4 genome encodes:
- the cobA gene encoding uroporphyrinogen-III C-methyltransferase, whose translation MSSQKTTGKVTLIGAGPGDPGLVTVRARELIEAADVIVYDYLANPKLLEWARPDSEKVYVGKRSGMHSIPQDEIEEILVDRAHKGLQVVRLKGGDPFVFGRGGEELAELQADKIPFEIVPGVTAALAAAAYAGIPLSHRDYSSSITFLTGHENPEKHTISIDFKLHAKGKGTLCLYMSLGQLPRILGELKAGGMSGEMPVGVIQWATLNRQRSVYGTVDSIIDDIEAAGLGTPAMIIIGQVVAQRTKTEWFEGRPLMGKRVVVTRARDQAGQLTAMLESNGAEVIELPFIEVKPDVNQQQLAEIFAGIAIYEWIIFTSVNGVKSFFDMFYKAFDDIRCLGPMRIAAVGSATAREIAKHNLKVDLVPAKANGDALATTFIKNEGIESIQMLVVTGNQNRETLVKRLETEGGAIVDTLPLYKTSKTDLSQHPAAERFRKEGADAVLFTSSSTVKSFVDQAAALTLEPEATKPTFGSIGPMTTQTLKELNLPVGFESKQASLDHFVADLTEHLKG comes from the coding sequence ATGTCTTCTCAAAAAACAACAGGTAAAGTCACTCTCATCGGCGCAGGCCCTGGCGATCCAGGTCTCGTCACTGTGCGCGCACGCGAACTGATCGAAGCCGCAGACGTCATCGTTTACGACTACCTTGCCAACCCAAAGCTGTTGGAATGGGCACGCCCCGACTCAGAAAAGGTCTATGTCGGCAAGCGCTCAGGCATGCACTCGATCCCCCAAGATGAGATCGAAGAGATCTTAGTCGATCGGGCACACAAAGGCCTACAAGTCGTGCGCCTCAAAGGCGGCGACCCTTTTGTGTTCGGGCGTGGCGGTGAAGAACTCGCAGAACTACAGGCTGACAAAATCCCCTTCGAGATTGTCCCAGGCGTCACCGCAGCACTCGCAGCCGCCGCTTACGCAGGCATCCCCCTCTCCCATCGCGATTATAGTTCCTCGATCACGTTTCTCACCGGACATGAAAACCCAGAGAAACACACGATCAGCATCGACTTTAAGCTACACGCCAAAGGCAAGGGCACACTCTGCCTCTACATGAGCCTCGGCCAACTGCCACGTATCTTGGGCGAACTCAAAGCTGGTGGCATGTCGGGTGAAATGCCGGTCGGCGTCATCCAATGGGCCACGCTCAATCGCCAGCGCTCCGTTTACGGCACCGTTGATAGCATCATTGACGATATCGAAGCGGCTGGACTCGGCACACCTGCGATGATCATCATTGGCCAAGTCGTCGCACAACGCACGAAGACCGAATGGTTCGAAGGCCGCCCGCTGATGGGCAAGCGCGTCGTTGTGACACGCGCACGCGACCAAGCCGGCCAACTCACAGCCATGCTCGAAAGCAACGGCGCCGAGGTCATCGAATTGCCATTCATCGAAGTCAAGCCCGACGTCAACCAGCAGCAACTGGCAGAAATATTCGCCGGTATCGCCATTTACGAGTGGATCATTTTCACCAGTGTAAATGGCGTAAAGTCGTTCTTTGATATGTTTTATAAAGCATTCGACGACATTCGCTGCCTTGGGCCAATGCGTATCGCTGCAGTCGGATCCGCCACCGCGCGTGAAATCGCGAAGCATAATCTCAAAGTCGATTTGGTTCCCGCAAAGGCAAATGGCGACGCCCTCGCAACCACCTTCATCAAAAATGAAGGGATCGAGAGCATTCAAATGCTCGTCGTGACCGGCAACCAAAACCGCGAGACACTCGTCAAACGCCTCGAAACCGAAGGCGGTGCAATCGTCGACACCTTGCCACTCTACAAGACCAGCAAGACCGATCTGAGCCAACACCCTGCCGCTGAACGCTTCCGCAAGGAAGGTGCCGATGCGGTGCTGTTTACCAGCTCTTCAACGGTAAAATCTTTCGTCGATCAAGCCGCAGCACTCACACTAGAGCCAGAAGCCACAAAGCCAACCTTCGGCAGCATCGGCCCGATGACAACCCAGACATTAAAGGAGCTCAACCTCCCTGTCGGATTTGAATCCAAGCAAGCCAGCCTCGACCACTTCGTCGCCGATTTGACTGAACATCTGAAAGGGTAG
- the hemC gene encoding hydroxymethylbilane synthase codes for MATPIHIATRKSPLALKQTEMVLAWLQAKLPEDHFEELHLTTKVDERLSWSLEKRGGIGLFTKELEDALLDGRAQLAVHSAKDMPTAFQADLHVAGYMPRARATDVLVHRSDCPEPTAIATSSPRRRAQLGLIRDNAEWTTIRGNVGTRLRKITEGEADATLLAAAGLDRLDITAHEGLEFVELPIEQVVPAPGQAAIAIQCRAADLPKYEHLFCEQTKLAVELERAFLRKLGGGCQTPVGAHYTDGTFYIFHPETGHTSFEFELDSLDDIEPILESIFNDLQFNS; via the coding sequence ATGGCCACACCAATACATATCGCCACCCGCAAAAGTCCACTCGCACTCAAGCAAACCGAGATGGTGCTCGCATGGCTACAAGCGAAGCTCCCCGAAGATCACTTCGAGGAACTACATCTCACCACCAAGGTGGATGAGCGACTCAGTTGGTCGCTCGAGAAACGTGGCGGCATCGGCCTCTTTACTAAAGAACTGGAAGACGCCCTACTCGACGGCCGCGCTCAACTAGCAGTGCATAGCGCCAAAGACATGCCAACCGCGTTTCAGGCAGACCTACACGTTGCCGGCTATATGCCACGCGCACGTGCCACCGATGTGCTCGTGCACCGCTCCGACTGCCCAGAGCCAACGGCCATCGCTACCAGTAGCCCACGCCGCCGCGCACAACTCGGGCTGATCCGCGACAATGCTGAATGGACCACCATTCGCGGCAATGTCGGCACACGCCTGCGTAAAATCACCGAAGGCGAAGCTGATGCCACCCTACTCGCTGCCGCAGGACTTGATCGCCTCGACATCACCGCCCACGAAGGACTCGAATTCGTCGAGCTCCCCATCGAGCAAGTCGTGCCCGCACCAGGACAAGCTGCGATCGCCATCCAATGCCGCGCAGCCGATCTGCCGAAATACGAGCACCTGTTCTGCGAACAGACCAAACTCGCCGTCGAACTCGAACGTGCCTTTCTACGTAAACTCGGAGGCGGCTGCCAAACACCCGTCGGCGCACACTATACAGACGGCACCTTTTATATTTTTCATCCGGAAACCGGACACACCTCTTTCGAGTTCGAGCTCGACTCACTCGACGACATCGAGCCAATTCTCGAATCCATCTTCAACGACCTTCAATTCAATTCGTAG
- the ilvN gene encoding acetolactate synthase small subunit, with the protein MRHIISILVENKFGVLARIAGMFSGRGFNIETLNVGPMIDDRFSRITATIIGDDEALDQVIKQVNKFINVLEVTEFSSGQATERELVILKVNAPAAQRSEIMQVCDIFRAKIIDVASDSVNIEMTGNANKVQAFLNLIEPYGIVEMARTGNLALKRG; encoded by the coding sequence ATGCGCCACATCATATCTATCCTCGTTGAAAATAAGTTCGGAGTTCTCGCTCGTATCGCTGGCATGTTCAGTGGTCGCGGCTTTAATATCGAAACTTTGAATGTGGGACCTATGATCGACGATCGGTTCTCACGTATCACCGCCACAATCATTGGCGACGACGAAGCGCTAGATCAAGTCATCAAGCAGGTGAATAAATTCATCAACGTCTTGGAAGTGACTGAATTCTCTAGCGGTCAAGCAACAGAGCGCGAGCTCGTGATCCTGAAGGTCAATGCACCAGCAGCTCAACGATCCGAAATCATGCAAGTCTGCGACATCTTCCGTGCGAAGATTATCGACGTTGCTTCCGACTCCGTGAATATCGAAATGACTGGTAATGCTAATAAGGTTCAAGCCTTCCTAAATCTTATCGAGCCCTATGGCATCGTCGAGATGGCACGCACTGGTAACCTAGCTCTCAAACGCGGATAA
- the ilvC gene encoding ketol-acid reductoisomerase, giving the protein MPAKVYTESDVDMSVLEGKTLAIIGYGSQGHAHAQNLKESGQNVIIGLYNGSKSWDVAKSQGFEVFETAEAVQKADVIMIAVPDMKQPEIYEQDIAPNLTKGKTLAFTHGLAIHFDLIKAPEGVDVIMVAPKGPGHVVRSQFVEGKGVPALIAILEGSSDAAHGIALAWAAGVGGARAGVIETTFKEECETDLFGEQAVLCGGASALVMAGFETLVEAGYQPEMAYFECLHELKLIVDLMVESGISGMRFSVSETAEWGDYISGPRVINESSKEAMREILKDIQTGKFTKEWVAEYKAGYPKYNKFIEDGKKHQIEETGERLRSLMPWVKKRNIGGAQAAYN; this is encoded by the coding sequence ATGCCTGCAAAAGTCTATACCGAATCTGACGTCGATATGAGCGTCCTCGAAGGTAAAACACTAGCCATCATCGGCTACGGTTCACAGGGTCACGCCCACGCACAAAATCTCAAAGAGAGCGGCCAGAATGTTATCATCGGCCTCTACAACGGCAGCAAGTCTTGGGATGTCGCTAAGAGCCAAGGTTTCGAAGTATTCGAAACTGCTGAAGCTGTTCAAAAGGCAGACGTCATCATGATCGCAGTGCCGGACATGAAGCAGCCAGAGATTTACGAGCAAGACATCGCTCCTAACCTCACTAAAGGCAAGACACTTGCATTCACACACGGTCTCGCGATTCACTTCGACCTCATCAAGGCTCCTGAAGGTGTCGACGTCATCATGGTAGCTCCTAAGGGCCCAGGTCACGTTGTTCGCAGCCAATTCGTTGAAGGCAAGGGTGTTCCTGCACTGATCGCCATTCTCGAAGGTTCCTCCGACGCAGCACACGGCATCGCGCTCGCATGGGCAGCTGGTGTAGGTGGCGCACGTGCCGGTGTGATCGAAACAACTTTCAAGGAAGAGTGCGAAACTGACCTCTTCGGCGAGCAAGCTGTTCTTTGCGGTGGTGCTTCGGCACTCGTCATGGCTGGCTTCGAAACTCTTGTTGAAGCAGGTTACCAACCAGAAATGGCTTACTTCGAGTGCTTGCACGAGTTGAAGCTCATCGTCGACCTTATGGTTGAGTCTGGTATTTCTGGCATGCGTTTCTCAGTTTCTGAAACTGCAGAATGGGGCGACTACATCAGTGGCCCACGCGTCATCAATGAATCTTCCAAGGAAGCGATGCGCGAAATCCTCAAGGACATCCAAACTGGTAAGTTCACCAAGGAATGGGTTGCTGAATACAAAGCAGGCTACCCGAAATACAACAAGTTCATCGAAGATGGCAAAAAGCACCAGATCGAAGAAACTGGCGAACGCCTCCGTTCGCTCATGCCTTGGGTCAAGAAGCGCAACATCGGTGGCGCTCAAGCTGCCTACAATTAA
- a CDS encoding 3-oxoacyl-[acyl-carrier-protein] synthase III C-terminal domain-containing protein, protein MYLQSIAHATPDLAITQSESWDILQQSDVLTRLSDRSATLLEKILLADSGIAQRHLAVESVESLFTLDAEALNHNFEARAPKLAGSALSKALAKVGLKVTELDALLICTCTGYLCPGLTSYVSEQLGLRPNAYLQDIVGLGCGAAIPTLRSAAGLIAANPQAKVAVVAVELCSSAFFLNNDPGVLISACLFGDAASASIWSGDTSTTGYCIRNFDTVHRPEHRELIRFVNSGGKLCNKLHRSVPEKVAESVLHLYKQNSVSAHTPIVNHTGGRDVIDALEHGIGAELTPSRRTLRDYGNTSSPSVLITLEAILEASSPDRLWLTSFGAGFAAHSCVLERR, encoded by the coding sequence ATGTATCTTCAATCAATCGCACACGCGACACCTGACCTTGCAATCACTCAATCAGAGTCTTGGGACATCCTGCAGCAATCGGATGTGCTCACGCGTCTTTCCGATCGCTCGGCGACGTTGCTCGAAAAAATCTTGTTAGCCGACTCGGGGATCGCACAGCGGCATCTGGCCGTTGAGTCCGTCGAATCGCTGTTTACGTTAGATGCTGAGGCGCTCAATCACAATTTCGAAGCGCGTGCGCCCAAGCTTGCGGGGAGCGCCTTGTCGAAGGCACTTGCAAAGGTGGGACTCAAGGTGACAGAACTCGATGCGCTCCTGATTTGCACCTGCACTGGCTATCTCTGTCCTGGGCTCACTAGCTATGTGAGCGAGCAACTCGGCCTGCGCCCGAATGCGTATCTGCAAGACATTGTCGGTCTTGGCTGCGGTGCGGCGATTCCCACACTTCGATCTGCGGCTGGCTTGATTGCAGCCAACCCTCAGGCAAAGGTTGCGGTCGTCGCAGTCGAATTGTGTTCATCTGCATTTTTTCTCAATAATGACCCAGGTGTATTAATTAGTGCTTGTCTGTTTGGAGATGCTGCATCGGCTTCGATATGGAGTGGTGACACATCGACGACAGGGTATTGTATTCGAAATTTCGATACGGTGCATCGGCCTGAGCATCGAGAGCTGATACGATTTGTTAACTCCGGAGGGAAACTCTGCAATAAGCTACATCGTAGTGTGCCCGAGAAAGTGGCTGAATCTGTCCTGCATCTATACAAACAGAACTCAGTTTCAGCCCATACGCCTATAGTGAACCATACTGGTGGACGCGATGTGATTGATGCCTTGGAGCACGGCATCGGTGCGGAATTGACTCCGAGTCGTAGGACGCTGCGAGACTATGGAAACACCAGTAGCCCATCGGTGCTCATCACTCTCGAAGCAATACTAGAAGCATCCAGTCCGGATCGTTTGTGGCTGACCTCCTTCGGTGCTGGCTTCGCGGCACATAGTTGTGTGCTGGAGCGACGCTAG
- a CDS encoding dodecin: MSNHVYKKIELVGSSKESIEDATQNAVTKASESIRNMRWLEVGEIRGHIVDGKVDHWQVGVKIGFTLESEDSPETLEEKKS, encoded by the coding sequence ATGAGTAATCACGTATATAAAAAAATCGAACTCGTTGGATCTTCAAAAGAATCGATCGAAGACGCGACGCAAAATGCAGTCACTAAAGCTTCGGAGAGCATCCGCAACATGCGCTGGTTAGAAGTCGGAGAGATTCGCGGACATATCGTCGACGGTAAAGTCGACCACTGGCAAGTGGGAGTAAAAATCGGCTTCACGCTGGAATCGGAAGACTCCCCTGAGACGCTCGAAGAGAAGAAGAGCTAA